The following is a genomic window from Pseudomonas parafulva.
GGCGGCCAGCCACAGGTTCTGGATGGCGCAGGCGATCGAAGCCAAGTCCATTTCCGGCAGCGTGCGACGGCCAAAGATGTGCGGCTCACGCTGATCCATCAAGGCCGCGACCAGCACTTCAGCGCACTCACCGATGCCCTCGACCTTAAGTTTCATGAAGTCGTCGGAGCGCTCGCCGAGCGCCTCTGCGGTGAGCACTCGCTCCTGCTCCACCAGTGCCTGGATGCGCGCGCGCAGCGTGGGCTGGCTGATGCGGATGAAACGCCACGGCTGCATCAGACCGACACTGGGTGCCTGATGCGCGGCCGCCAGCAGCCGGGCGAGCAGCGTCGGCGCCACCTCGCCGCCGATGAAGTGACGCATGTCGCGACGCTCGCCAATGACGCGATAGACCGCCGCGCGCTCGGCCGCACTGAAGGCATGTGGGTTCATGGTCGCAACAGCGCCGCCGCCGCCTCTGGATTGGAAGGAAAATAGAAGTGCACGTAAGAGGCCGTCAGCCGGCCCTGTCGATAGACTGCTTCGTTGCCGCGTCCACCGTTGGGACTCTGGCCCCGGGCGATGGGAACCAGGTCGGTGCTGGTCAGCGAGTGGTGGTAGGTGTGGCCACGCAGCGCACCCTCGGGCAACTCGACCGTCTGCAGCGCCAGTGCGGCCAGACGCTTCTGCATCACCGCTTCGCCGGGCAGCAGGCCGAGCAGCTCGGCGCGCTCGCCGGACACGTCGGTCAAGGTCTCGAGTAGATAAAGCATGCCACCACATTCGGCGAGCAACGGCTTGCCCTGCGCATGATGGGCACGGATCGCCTGGCACATCGGCGTGTTGGCCGCCAGGGCAAGGTGATGGAGCTCGGGGTAGCCACCCGGCAGATACAGACTGTCGACCATCGGCAACTGGCTATCATGCAGCGGTGAAAAGAACACCAGTTCGGCGCCCTGGTCGCGCAGTAAATCGAGGTTGGCGCCATAGAGGAAGGCGAAAGCCTCGTCGCGGGCCACGCCGATGCGCACGCCGGCCAGGCTGGCCTGCCGCCGCTGGGCCGGCGGTTCGACGAAACTCACCGGTGGCGGCAGGGCTGCATCGCAACTGGCGCCCAACGCCTCGGCAGCGGCATCCAGGCGTGCGTCCAGGTCGTTCAGCTCGCTGGCCTGGACCAGCCCCAGATGACGACTGGGCAGCTCGATGCCGCGCTCGCGGGAAAGCCCACCGTACCAACGCAGGCCTTCGGTCAGGCTGCCTTCGAGCAGTTGCGCGTGGCGCAGGCTGCCTACGCGGTTGGCCAACACGCCGGCAAACGGCAGGTCGGGCTGATAGCGCGCCAGGCCCAAGGCCAGGGCGCCGAAGGTCTGGGCCATGGCGGTGCCGTCGATCACCGCCAGCACCGGCACGCCGAAATGCCGCGCCAGATCAGCGCTCGAGGGCGTGCCGTCGAACAGGCCCATCACACCTTCGATCAGGATCAGGTCGGCATCGGCAGCCGCCTCCCACAACAGGCGACGGCTTTCGGCCTCGCCGATCATCCACATGTCCAACTGATACACCGGCGCGCCGCTGGCCCGCTCGTGGATCATAGGATCAAGAAAGTCAGGCCCGCACTTGAACACGCGCACCCGGCGTCCAAGGTTGCGATGCAGACGCGCCAGGGCGGCGGTGACGGTGGTCTTGCCCTGGCCGGAGGCAGGGGCTGCGATCAACACCGCCGGGCATTGCCGAGTGCCTGGGGTCACAGCTCGACGCCCTTTTGCGCGCGGATTCCGGCCTGGAAGGCGTGCTTGAGCATACCCATCTCGGTGACGGTATCGGCCAGTTCGATCATTTCCGGCTTGGCGCCGCGGCCGGTGACGATGACATGCTGCATCGGTGGCCGTGCCTGAATATCGGACAGGACCTGATCCAGCTCCAGATAGCCATGCTTGAGAGCGATGTTGAGTTCATCGAGCACCACGAACTGCACGCCAGGGTCTTGCAGCAGCGCGCGTGACACCTCCCAGGCGGCTTCGGCGGCAGCGATGTCACGCTGACGGTCCTGGGTTTCCCAGGTGAAGCCCTCACCCATCACGTGATAACGCACCTGCTCGGGGAACCGCCGGAAGAACAGCTCTTCGCCGGTGCTGTTGCGGCCCTTGATGAACTGCACCACACCGCACTGCATGCCGTGGCCCATGGCGCGGGCGAGCATACCGAACGCCGAGCTGCTCTTGCCCTTGCCGTTGCCGGTGAGCACCAACAGCAGGCCGCATTCGTTGGGGGAGTTGGCGATGCGTTCGTCGATCACCGCCTTCTTGCGCTGCATGCGCGCCAGGTGGCGTTCGTCGCGTTCGGGGGATTCGTTCATGTGGGTACTCCGCAAGCTGTCGACGCGCCGGTCGGGCACTCGCGGGTGGGCACCAGGCAGCGACAGGTAATCAAGGCAGGCAGGTGCAGACGGGAGCACGCAATGGCCGCGGACAGACCACGGGACCGCGCGCATCACCCTCCGTGATGCCGTTGGCAGTGACAGGCCGGTCTCCGGGCTCGTGAGTTGGGCTCTGGCCCGAAACCGCGCGCCTTCCCGGACTCTGCCCAGTGGCCATGCGCGGCCTTGACTCACCTACCGTTGCGGGGGCAGCGCCGGATTCGCGCCCTGCGGCGCCCACCGGCTTCCCAGTTTCACTCTGCCGGAGGCTGTCCGCAGAGCACCTGAAACACGCGGCGAAGGTTAGAGGGTTGCACCGGGAGCGTCAATTGAACACGGATGACGAACGAGTCTTCGGGGTGCTTGTCTCAAGGATAAGACAGTGATATCACATAGCCATCAATCAGCTGAACGCGATCATAAATAAAAGGAGAACGCGTCATGCAAGGCTTGATCATCCACAACCCGCACCTGGAGTTCCTGCGACCGGTATTCGAGCGCTGGGTCGAATGCATCGACCGCTTCAATCAGATCCACGGTGAAAGCGACGCCCCCTACTGGCATGGCGCCCAGGCCAATGCCGGACTGCTGGCCGCTGCCGCCTGGCAGGCCGAGCGTGTCGCGCTGCAGCAGTATCAGGGCAAGAAACAACGTGACGAAGGTGACCGCGAGGGACGTTGCGACCTGTGCATCGCCGATGCCGAACAATCCCTGCACCTGCTCACCGCACAGCGTTGGCCAAAGATCGCCCGACTGGACCTGGCCACCGCCTTGCAAGAAACCGCCGCGCTGGCGCGCCTGTCGGTCTACCCCAGCCAGTTCAAGGCGGGGGCTCTGTTCGTCAGTCCGTGGAAGGCCGGGCAGCATGCCAGCCCGGAAGAGTTGCAGGACATGGTCGACGACCTGAGCAAGCACACGGCCTGCGCCATCGCCTGGTACTTCCCTTACGCTTATCGCAAGCTGCACAACGAGGCAGGGCAGTATCACCCGGGTGTGGCAGTGTTGATCAAGCAGGCGTGAAGCACTAGGGGCCGGTCAGCGGCCCCACATCCACCCGCTAGGGATTCTGAGCCAGATGGCCCGAGGGATTGAGCACTCGTTTGGCCTGAAGGTAGGCCCTGGACCAGTAGCTGTTGGACAGGTAGTCCAGGCGCACGGTGCCACCGCTGGACGGCGCATGCACGAAACGCCCCTCGCCCACATAGATGCCGGCATGGCTCACC
Proteins encoded in this region:
- the bluB gene encoding 5,6-dimethylbenzimidazole synthase — protein: MNPHAFSAAERAAVYRVIGERRDMRHFIGGEVAPTLLARLLAAAHQAPSVGLMQPWRFIRISQPTLRARIQALVEQERVLTAEALGERSDDFMKLKVEGIGECAEVLVAALMDQREPHIFGRRTLPEMDLASIACAIQNLWLAARAEGLGMGWVSLFDPQALAELLGMPAGAQPVAVLCLGPVAQFYEAPMLVLEDWARERPLSEMLYENQWGTPA
- a CDS encoding cobyrinate a,c-diamide synthase: MTPGTRQCPAVLIAAPASGQGKTTVTAALARLHRNLGRRVRVFKCGPDFLDPMIHERASGAPVYQLDMWMIGEAESRRLLWEAAADADLILIEGVMGLFDGTPSSADLARHFGVPVLAVIDGTAMAQTFGALALGLARYQPDLPFAGVLANRVGSLRHAQLLEGSLTEGLRWYGGLSRERGIELPSRHLGLVQASELNDLDARLDAAAEALGASCDAALPPPVSFVEPPAQRRQASLAGVRIGVARDEAFAFLYGANLDLLRDQGAELVFFSPLHDSQLPMVDSLYLPGGYPELHHLALAANTPMCQAIRAHHAQGKPLLAECGGMLYLLETLTDVSGERAELLGLLPGEAVMQKRLAALALQTVELPEGALRGHTYHHSLTSTDLVPIARGQSPNGGRGNEAVYRQGRLTASYVHFYFPSNPEAAAALLRP
- the cobO gene encoding cob(I)yrinic acid a,c-diamide adenosyltransferase → MNESPERDERHLARMQRKKAVIDERIANSPNECGLLLVLTGNGKGKSSSAFGMLARAMGHGMQCGVVQFIKGRNSTGEELFFRRFPEQVRYHVMGEGFTWETQDRQRDIAAAEAAWEVSRALLQDPGVQFVVLDELNIALKHGYLELDQVLSDIQARPPMQHVIVTGRGAKPEMIELADTVTEMGMLKHAFQAGIRAQKGVEL